From Magnolia sinica isolate HGM2019 chromosome 13, MsV1, whole genome shotgun sequence, one genomic window encodes:
- the LOC131223594 gene encoding rhodanese-like domain-containing protein 10, with protein sequence MAMRVDQLSSCIFKPGKSTPHVSAVRTVRRSGVYAVAGGIRELLQSGTVRAVPAKDAASTLNEEGFLLLDIRPVWEREKARVPGSLHVPMFVEDTDVGPITLLKKWVHFGYIGLWTGQKLTTINDQFLSQVESLVPSKDSKLLLACGEGLRSMMAIKRLHEGGYKNLGWLAGGFNRSKDNDFPTVEGTTKLRYATIGGASYYFLQVLLLLQAVDK encoded by the exons atggcaatgCGTGTAGACCAGTTATCTAGTTGCATATTCAAGCCTGGAAAATCTACACCACACGTCTCCGCCGTTCGTACGGTGAGAAGGAGTGGAGTGTATGCAGTTGCAGGTGGGATCCGAGAACTGTTACAATCGGGCACCGTTCGGGCCGTGCCGGCCAAGGATGCAGCCTCCACATTAAATGAGGAAGGCTTCCTACTCCTCGACATACGGCCCGTGTGGGAGAGGGAGAAGGCACGTGTGCCGGGATCACTGCACGTGCCGATGTTCGTGGAGGATAcggatgtgggtcccatcacactTCTGAAGAAATGGGTCCATTTCGGATATATAGGGTTGTGGACGGGCCAAAAACTGACCACCATCAACGATCAGTTTTTAAGCCAGGTTGAGAGCTTGGTTCCTTCCAAGGATTCTAAGCTGCTTCTTGCCTGTGGAGAAGGCCTCAg atCTATGATGGCCATCAAAAGGTTGCATGAGGGGGGCTATAAGAACTTGGGATGGTTAGCTGGAGGATTCAATCGCTCAAAAGACAATGATTTCCCAACCGTCGAAGGAACCACCAAGCTACGATATGCCACTATAGGTGGTGCATCCTACTACTTTCTCCAAGTGCTTCTACTCTTACAAGCTGTAGACAAATAG